In the genome of Streptomyces sp. V2I9, one region contains:
- a CDS encoding alpha/beta hydrolase, translating to MTTWTRKALLLTVSAAAAAGTLAAVGAPVAHSRPAGSAAAPLDWGPCAPLPGVTAPAGQQCATLRVPLDHRVPGGRTVDVAVSRLRTDRPEARRGTLLALAGGPGGSGVQRLAQKGEALRTATEGAYDLVSLDPRGVGGSIRAGCGIPEADRHLVTLRSYPAPDGSITRNTERARRTAGACARDGGPVVRSFSTRNQVRDIDRLRAALGERKLSVWGHSYGSYAGAVYAQEYPRRVDRLVLDSVGDPDPARVGYGWLANTAPAVALRFPDFAAWAADPARDAEGLRLARRAEDVKPLFLALARALDRDPKESEIPGVPLTGDRLRQALQGTLQSDRAFPSLARLIRSAQEPAGRPALPPEQAGALPDEDATLTMAVVCNDVRWPGPDSGYARRVAADRARYPLTAGMPVNIAPCAFWTYDEEPEATRITDDGPSNVLMIQSLRDPATPYAGALKMREALGGRARMVTVERGGHGMYLGNGNACGDRAVSDFLVTGRRPVRDAHCPN from the coding sequence ATGACGACCTGGACCCGCAAGGCCTTACTCCTCACTGTCTCCGCAGCCGCCGCGGCCGGCACCCTGGCCGCCGTCGGTGCGCCCGTCGCGCACAGCCGCCCGGCGGGGTCCGCGGCGGCCCCGCTCGACTGGGGTCCCTGCGCTCCCCTTCCGGGCGTGACCGCCCCCGCAGGGCAGCAGTGCGCCACGCTCCGCGTCCCCCTGGACCACCGAGTCCCCGGCGGGCGCACCGTCGACGTGGCGGTCAGCCGGCTGCGCACCGACCGGCCCGAGGCCCGGCGCGGCACCCTGCTGGCCCTCGCCGGCGGCCCCGGCGGCTCCGGGGTCCAGCGCCTCGCGCAGAAGGGCGAGGCGCTGCGGACCGCGACCGAGGGTGCGTACGACCTGGTCAGCCTCGACCCGCGCGGGGTCGGCGGCTCCATCCGGGCCGGCTGCGGGATCCCCGAGGCGGACCGGCACCTGGTGACGCTGCGGTCCTACCCCGCGCCGGACGGCTCGATCACGCGGAACACCGAGCGCGCGCGCCGCACCGCCGGGGCGTGCGCCCGCGACGGCGGCCCGGTGGTGCGGTCCTTCAGCACGCGCAACCAGGTCCGCGACATCGACCGGCTCCGCGCCGCGCTGGGCGAGCGGAAGCTGTCCGTCTGGGGGCACTCGTACGGCAGCTACGCCGGCGCGGTGTACGCGCAGGAGTATCCACGCCGCGTCGACCGGCTGGTCCTGGACAGTGTCGGCGACCCCGACCCGGCACGGGTGGGGTACGGCTGGCTGGCGAACACGGCCCCGGCGGTCGCCCTCCGCTTCCCCGACTTCGCGGCCTGGGCGGCTGACCCCGCACGGGACGCGGAAGGGCTCCGGCTGGCCCGGCGCGCCGAGGACGTGAAGCCGCTGTTCCTCGCACTGGCCCGTGCGCTGGACCGCGACCCGAAGGAATCGGAGATTCCCGGCGTCCCGCTCACCGGGGACCGGCTGAGGCAGGCCCTCCAGGGCACCCTGCAGAGCGACCGGGCGTTCCCGTCGCTGGCCCGGCTGATCCGGTCCGCGCAGGAGCCGGCGGGCCGCCCGGCGCTGCCGCCGGAGCAGGCGGGCGCGCTGCCGGACGAGGACGCGACGCTGACGATGGCGGTCGTCTGCAACGATGTGCGCTGGCCGGGCCCGGACTCCGGTTACGCCCGCCGGGTCGCCGCCGACCGGGCGCGGTATCCGCTGACGGCCGGGATGCCCGTGAACATAGCGCCGTGCGCCTTCTGGACGTACGACGAGGAGCCCGAGGCGACCCGGATCACCGACGACGGCCCTTCGAACGTGCTGATGATCCAGAGCCTGCGCGACCCGGCCACCCCGTACGCCGGGGCCCTGAAGATGCGGGAGGCGCTCGGAGGGCGGGCCCGGATGGTCACCGTCGAGCGGGGCGGGCACGGGATGTATCTGGGCAACGGCAACGCCTGCGGCGACCGGGCCGTCAGCGACTTCCTCGTCACCGGCAGGCGCCCGGTCCGGGACGCCCACTGCCCGAACTGA